The Vespula vulgaris chromosome 2, iyVesVulg1.1, whole genome shotgun sequence genome has a segment encoding these proteins:
- the LOC127061499 gene encoding ADP,ATP carrier protein 2, which produces MSGLADPVAFAKDFVAGGVAAAISKTAVAPIERVKLLLQVQHISKQIAEDQRYKGMIDCFVRIPKEQGFLSYWRGNFANVIRYFPTQALNFAFKDKYKQVFLGGVDKNTQFMRYFLGNLASGGAAGATSLCFVYPLDFARTRLAADVGKAGGGREFSGLGNCLSKIFKTDGLIGLYRGFGVSVQGIIIYRASYFGFYDTARGMLPDPKKTPFLVSWGIAQVVTTVAGIVSYPFDTVRRRMMMQSGRAKSEILYKSTLHCWATIYKTEGGNAFFKGAFSNVLRGTGGALVLVLYDEIKNLL; this is translated from the exons atgtctGGTTTAGCGGATCCAGTGGCGTTCGCCAAGGATTTCGTGGCTGGCGGTGTGGCCGCTGCTATCTCGAAGACAGCCGTAGCGCCGATCGAACGCGTGAAACTTTTGCTGCAGGTACAGCACATCTCTAAGCAAATCGCTGAAGATCAGCGCTACAAGG gTATGATCGATTGTTTCGTTCGTATCCCAAAAGAGCAAGGATTCTTAAGTTACTGGCGTGGTAACTTTGCGAATGTCATCCGATACTTCCCTACTCAGGCTTTGAACTTCGCCTTCAAAGACAAATACAAGCAGGTTTTCCTTGGAGGTGTCGATAAGAATACTCAATTCATGCGCTATTTCCTTGGAAATCTTGCATCTGGTGGTGCTGCTGGTGCCACGTCTCTCTGCTTTGTCTATCCGCTTGATTTTGCCAGAACTAG GTTGGCTGCTGATGTCGGTAAAGCTGGCGGAGGACGTGAATTCAGTGGACTTGGTAATTGCTTAAGCAAGATCTTTAAAACTGATGGTCTTATCGGTCTATACCGTGGTTTTGGAGTATCCGTCCAGGGTATCATTATCTACCGAGCATCTTATTTCGGTTTCTATGACACTGCCCGTGGTATGCTGCCAGATCCCAAGAAAACGCCATTCCTCGTTTCATGGGGTATTGCTCAG GTTGTAACTACCGTTGCCGGTATCGTATCTTATCCTTTCGATACGGTACGTAGACGCATGATGATGCAGTCTGGACGTGCCAAGTCTGAAATCTTATACAAGAGTACTCTTCACTGCTGGGCCACTATTTACAAAACGGAAGGTGGTAATGCATTCTTCAAGGGTGCATTCTCTAACGTTCTTCGTGGTACTGGTGGTGCCCTCGTACTTGTATTGTACGACGAAATTAAGAACCTTCTTTAA
- the LOC127061500 gene encoding vesicle transport protein GOT1B, whose translation MFEITDTQKIGVGLAGFGISFLFLGILLFFDKGLLAIGNLLFISGLACVIGPRRTLSFFFQWHKIKASASFLGGVLVVLMGWPIVGMIIETYGFVLLFSGFLPVAISFLRRVPILGTILNMPGLSRILNKIAGDTNRTTV comes from the exons ATGTTTGAAATCACGGACACACAAA AAATTGGAGTTGGGCTTGCAGGATTTGGaatatcgtttctatttcttggaattttgttattctttgATAAAGGCTTACTCGCAATAGGAAAT CTCCTTTTCATTTCGGGTCTGGCTTGCGTCATTGGGCCACGACGAACTTtaagtttcttctttcaatgGCATAAAATCAAAGCCAGTGCATCATTTCTAGGAGGTGTTCTCGTCGTTCTGATGGGTTGGCCTATCGTTGGAATGATTATAGAAACTTATGGCTTTGTACTGTTATTCAG tGGATTTCTACCAGTAGCAATAAGCTTCTTGAGAAGGGTTCCTATACTAGGAACTATACTAAATATGCCAGGTCTTAGtcgaattttaaataagataGCTGGTGATACGAACAGAACAACGGTATGA